Proteins encoded in a region of the Equus asinus isolate D_3611 breed Donkey chromosome X, EquAss-T2T_v2, whole genome shotgun sequence genome:
- the LOC123282407 gene encoding paraneoplastic antigen Ma6F-like, with the protein MPLVMLRDWCRWSGANAQRSLLILGIPEDCEDREFQEAVRPALWPLGRYRVLGNVFRKELGFRVALVEFTEYLNRSLVPRQIPGKGGLWDVFFLPQGPDSESRDRPNFPAQPQRQAVAGRAGVARAAGEEAAAGEEGAEGEAGAGEEAGASDEEGAAGDTGVAGVAGSVSMAGAAAEAEAPGEEGAAGVSEAGAPEEAGTAGEAAGAGEEAGASDEEGAAGDTGVAGEAGSSDEEGAAGDTGVAGMAAARSQHWRQTLQPLLDAMAYRVLRRFSGVEEPGCGEESFESWLPHANDTLYLWRHMSERERRRRLVESLGGPALDLICGLLEENPDIPVQDCLAALVQVFGNKDAQMTARLKFLTCAQRPQEALFAYVMRLEGLLQAALEKGAIRPAIADQLRARQVLMQARPNETLENKLRRMRLERRPPGFLGMLQLIRETEAWEAAPARSEQFHMEEGAQLDIGDLATCHGALAHEDAAPAREDAAQAALTCEDTADAAPAREEADEAAPDTRDAAVAAPAPEETTQSSSATGEGENVPTRAGLGQAGRSAAPGGPTPAQMVSASGAGPGGPGGNPEGLAQVGDQEAEQTSKEGLIQEEPGNEDGAEEMSRPESSSGK; encoded by the exons ATGCCACTGGTGATGCTGCGGGACTGGTGCAGGTGGAGTGGCGCAAACGCACAGCGCTCCCTGCTCATCCTGGGCATCCCGGAGGACTGCGAGGACCGGGAATTCCAGGAGGCCGTGcggcctgccctgtggcccctgGGCAGGTACCGAGTGCTGGGCAACGTCTTCAGAAAGGAGCTCGGGTTCAGGGTCGCTTTGGTGGAGTTCACTGAGTATTTAAATCGAAGTTTGGTCCCCCGACAGATACCAGGCAAGGGGGGACTCTGGGATGTgttcttcctgccccagggccctgatTCTGAGTCACGGGATAGACCCAATTTCCCTGCACAGCCCCAGAGGCAAGCAGTGGCTGGCAGGGCAGGTGTGGCCAGagctgcaggggaggaggcagccgcaggggaggagggagctgagggtgaggcaggagctggagaggaagcaggagcgTCAGATGAAGAGGGAGCTGCCGGGGACACAGGAGTTGCAGGCGTGGCAGGATCTGTGAGCatggcaggagctgcagctgaggcagaggctccaggtgaggaaggagctgcaggtgtgtctgaggcaggggccccagaggaggcaggaaCTGCCGGTGAGGCA gcaggagctggagaggaagcaggagcgTCAGATGAAGAGGGAGCTGCCGGGGACACAGGAGTTGCAGGC GAAGCAGGATCGTCAGATGAAGAGGGAGCTGCAGGGGACACAGGAGTTGCAGGCATG GCAGCAGCCCGGAGCCAGCACTGGCGGCAGACCTTGCAGCCTCTGCTCGATGCTATGGCCTACCGGGTACTGAGAAGGTTTTCTGGGGTGGAAGAGCCGGGCTGTGGAGAAGAGTCTTTTGAGAGCTGGCTGCCTCATGCCAACGACACGCTGTACCTGTGGCGCCACAtgtcagagagggagaggaggaggagactggTGGAGAGCTTGGGTGGCCCCGCGCTGGATCTCATATGCGGCCTCCTGGAGGAAAATCCTGACATCCCTGTGCAGGACTGCCTGGCCGCGCTGGTGCAGGTTTTCGGGAACAAGGACGCCCAGATGACCGCACGGCTGAAGTTCCTGACTTGTGCGCAGAGGCCCCAGGAGGCTCTCTTTGCCTATGTGATGCGCCTGGAAGGCCTGCTGCAGGCGGCCTTGGAGAAGGGGGCCATCCGGCCCGCCATCGCAGACCAGCTGCGCGCCAGGCAGGTGCTGATGCAGGCCCGGCCCAACGAGACGCTCGAGAACAAGCTGAGGAGGATGCGTCTGGAGAGGAGGCCTCCTGGCTTCCTGGGGATGCTGCAGCTCATTCGGGAGACGGAGGCGTGGGAGGCCGCTCCGGCTAGAAGTGAGCAGTTCCACATGGAAGAAGGGGCCCAGCTGGACATTGGAGACCTAGCCACCTGCCATGGTGCCCTGGCCCATGAAGATGCTGCCCCGGCCCGTGAAGATGCTGCCCAGGCCGCCCTGACCTGTGAAGACACCGCTGACGCTGCCCCGGCCCGTGAAGAGGCCGATGAGGCAGCTCCTGACACCCGTGATGCTGCCGTGGCAGCCCCTGCCCCTGAGGAGACCACCCAGTCCTCTTCTGCCACTGGGGAAGGTGAAAATGTTCCTACTCGTGCGGGGCTAGGTCAGGCAGGACGCTCGGCGGCCCCCGGGGGCCCCACCCCTGCTCAAATGGTCAGTGCTTCTGGGGCGGGCCCAGGAGGTCCTGGCGGTAACCCGGAGGGCCTCGCCCAGGTGGGAGACCAGGAGGCCGAGCAGACCTCCAAGGAGGGGCTCATCCAGGAGGAGCCAGGAAACGAGGACGGGGCTGAGGAGATGAGCCGCCCCGAGTCCTCCTCGGGCAAGTAG